The following proteins come from a genomic window of Musa acuminata AAA Group cultivar baxijiao chromosome BXJ1-7, Cavendish_Baxijiao_AAA, whole genome shotgun sequence:
- the LOC135679259 gene encoding anthranilate O-methyltransferase 2-like yields the protein MGKRIEGILHMVGGAGETSYASNSKFQEKVLHMAKPILEEAIGGVYMSLLPERMAVVDLGCSSGPNTLEVVSEVLDVIGKLRRSLGRQEMPEILFFLNDLPGNDFNHVFRSLGDYKRKVEEEKGKLLVPYYVVGVPGSFYGRLFPCQSVHFFNASCCLNWLSQVPEGEQGVPLNNKNIYVAETSPLEVVKAYQDQHQRDLSGFLRCRHAELSYGARMVLSFLGRKGSYPPSGDVGYFYGLLAEALSALVSQGIIEEDKLLTFNMPYYAPSMEEVKAVIHREDLFDLEQAQIFETNWDPIDDSDDDSAAFDSIASGKNVAGYVRAAFQPLIEEHFGDAILDELFSIYAANVSRHLLQQKSKHYLFVISLKKKKKKEEEEADGDGAAAW from the exons atgggcaagAGGATAGAAGGAATCCTTCACATGGTCGGAGGAGCTGGGGAAACCAGCTACGCCTCCAATTCTAAGTTTCAG GAGAAGGTACTTCACATGGCGAAGCCAATACTGGAGGAGGCAATAGGAGGGGTTTACATGTCGCTGCTCCCCGAGAGGATGGCGGTGGTCGACTTAGGTTGTTCCTCGGGCCCTAACACTTTGGAGGTGGTCTCCGAGGTGCTCGACGTGATTGGCAAGCTACGGCGGAGCCTGGGACGCCAGGAGATGCCGGAGATCCTGTTCTTCTTGAATGACCTCCCGGGGAATGACTTCAATCACGTCTTCCGGTCTCTGGGAGATTACAAGAGGAAggtcgaggaggagaaggggaagctgCTGGTGCCATACTACGTCGTGGGAGTTCCAGGTTCCTTCTACGGCAGGCTTTTCCCTTGTCAAAGTGTCCACTTCTTCAACGCTTCCTGTTGTCTCAACTGGCTCTCTCAG GTTCCTGAAGGTGAACAGGGAGTTCCACTCAACAATAAGAACATCTATGTTGCAGAGACAAGCCCACTGGAAGTTGTTAAAGCATATCAAGACCAACACCAAAGAGACTTGTCAGGGTTCCTTAGGTGCCGTCATGCAGAACTAAGCTACGGAGCAAGAATGGTATTGTCATTTCTAGGAAGGAAAGGGAGTTATCCACCCTCGGGAGATGTGGGATACTTTTACGGCCTGTTAGCCGAAGCCCTGAGTGCTTTGGTATCACAG GGAATCATAGAGGAGGACAAACTGCTGACCTTCAATATGCCGTATTATGCACCTTCCATGGAAGAAGTAAAGGCAGTGATCCATAGGGAAGACCTGTTTGATTTAGAACAAGCACAGATCTTTGAGACTAATTGGGACCCGATTGATGACTCGGATGATGATTCCGCTGCATTCGACAGTATAGCAAGCGGAAAGAACGTCGCAGGATATGTGAGAGCAGCGTTTCAACCCTTGATTGAAGAGCATTTCGGGGATGCCATACTGGATGAGTTATTCTCTATATATGCAGCCAATGTCTCCAGGCATCTCCTTCAACAGAAAAGTAAGCACTACCTATTTGTCATttccttgaagaagaagaagaagaaggaggaggaggaggctgacGGCGATGGTGCTGCGGCTTGGTGA